In Coturnix japonica isolate 7356 chromosome 7, Coturnix japonica 2.1, whole genome shotgun sequence, one DNA window encodes the following:
- the TTLL4 gene encoding tubulin polyglutamylase TTLL4 isoform X2 — MASAGPQHNNLGPRQEESFGLRTEPPPAEREQQRQVWCLTPQQQAKPIWTLEGQHMDAHQDRIPLPSGILLQQSCFLYPPSPCPSHPSESAQPCPELCGSTLLYQRSCLKAKPYHFPFQTSQDTSSVPGRAMSSLLMEPFLPPALPEEHAGSGLKGSARCLGSACPQQASSSCRPVLHSHSFLQPSSAKVPLLQSPGVKKLKNTPSFPIITWPHSKADGDCFFRSPAVQSSDQEQTSISSLTLVPSSVTLRNKQCSWPLGDADRKVHSLCEAEPKISLTAAVQQLVGQTATCSGFGHEVKSSGLRNAGTLSNRDRSGHHITAQLTPEETIAPLNLEMGSHCLNGDSSLIGTDGAVVCTKRVSVHLQASRASSPSLSSNCQLTGTTTLHSSEQGAGAEPPQLAAISEVATQMSSIQLEEKEKCAYAVLPKKPKKRFECLSQPTEDQEKVLKPALVCSLFPNVLPTIYFSTRDERVEKLPLEQRKLLRWKMCAVTPDIVKETIKRSHFKVSEKSYDWLGCWGQHMKSPGFRAIREHQKLNHFPGSFQIGRKDCLWRNLLKMRTRCGKKEFNFFPQSFILPQDIKLLRKAWKEGANHQRWIVKPPASARGVGIQVIHKWNQLPKRRPLLVQRYLHKPYLIDGRKFDLRIYVYVTCYDPLRVYMFEDGLVRFASCKYSSSMKSLSNKFVHLTNYSVNKKNAKYKSNLDETATACQGHKWSLKALWNYLKQKGVNSEAIWEKIKDIVIKTIIASEPYVNSLMKMYVRRPYCCHELFGFDIMLDENLKPWILEVNISPSLHSSSPLDVSIKGQMIRDLLNLAGFVLPSADSVALSPDSTCSRGNALKGKTRPRSECFTAEKLKKAYYLTQKVPDQDFYSSVLDFLTPDDVRILVETEDEYSRRGQFQRVFPTHISMRYLHFFEQPRYFNILVTQWELKYYLNKHKVVVAKVLLPPEKQRSIKWLQ; from the exons ATGGCCTCAGCAGGACCACAACACAATAACCTGGGTCCCAGGCAGGAGGAGAGCTTTGGCCTCAGGACCGAGCCCCCTCCAGCAGAGCGAGAACAACAGCGCCAAGTGTGGTGCCTCACCCCTCAGCAGCAGGCAAAACCCATCTGGACTTTGGAAGGGCAGCACATGGATGCCCACCAGGATCGTATCCCGCTGCCCTCAGGGATCCTTTTACAACAATCCTGCTTCTTGTACCCTCCATCACCGTGCCCGTCGCATCCAAGTGAAagtgcccagccctgcccagagctgtgtgggagCACGCTGCTCTATCAGCGCTCCTGTCTGAAAGCCAAACCCTACCACTTTCCTTTCCAGACCTCCCAGGACACCAGCTCTGTCCCGGGAAGGGCAATGTCTTCCTTGCTGATGGAGCCCTTCCTGCCACCTGCACTACCTGAGGAGCATGCAGGGTCTGGGCTGAAAGGCTCTGCCCGCTGCTTGGGCTCAGCTTGCCCTCAGCaggcttccagctcctgcagacCAGTGCTCCACAGCCACTCTTTCCTACAGCCAAGCAGTGCTAAAGTGCCTTTGCTGCAGTCACCAGGAgtaaagaagctgaagaacaCCCCCAGTTTTCCCATCATCACATGGCCACACTCCAAGGCTGATGGAGACTGCTTTTTCCGTAGCCCTGCAGTGCAAAGCAGTGACCAGGAACAAACCTCTATCTCCTCACTGACCCTTGTGCCCAGCAGTGTGACCCTCAGGAATAAGCAATGCTCTTGGCCACTGGGGGATGCTGATAGGAAGGTGCACAGCTTGTGTGAGGCCGAGCCCAAGATCAgtctcacagcagctgtgcagcagctggttGGACAGACTGCCACCTGCAGTGGCTTTGGACATGAAGTCAAAAGCTCTGGCCTTAGGAATGCGGGCACCCTGTCCAATAGGGACAGGTCGGGGCATCACATCACAGCACAACTCACACCAGAGGAAACCATTGCTCCCCTGAACTTGGAGATGGGCAGCCATTGCCTTAATGGTGACTCAAGCCTTATAGGCACCGATGGTGCTGTCGTCTGCACTAAACGGGTCAGTGTTCATCTGCAGGCCTCCCGtgccagctctcccagcctcaGTTCCAACTGCCAGCTCACAGGCACAACGACCCTGCATAGCAGTGAGCAGGGAGCCGGAGCGGAGCCTCCACAGCTTGCTGCCATCTCTGAAGTGGCCACTCAGATGTCCAGCATccaactggaagaaaaggagaagtgtGCCTATGCGGTGCTCCCAAAAAAGCCTAA GAAACGTTTCGAGTGCCTGTCCCAGCCCACTGAAGATCAGGAGAAAGTGCTCAAACCAGCTCTTGTCTGCAGTTTATTCCCTAACGTGCTTCCAACCATCTACTTCAGTACTCGAGATGAGAGAG TGGAAAAACTGCCTTTGGAGCAGAGGAAGCTGCTGCGATGGAAAATGTGCGCGGTCACGCCGGATATCGTGAAGGAAACCATTAAGAGATCTCACTTCAAAGTCAGCGAAA AAAGCTATGACTGGCTGGGTTGTTGGGGCCAGCACATGAAGTCCCCTGGCTTCAGAGCCATCAGGGAGCACCAGAAG CTAAACCACTTCCCTGGTTCATTTCAAATTGGGAGAAAGGACTGTCTGTGGCGCAACCTGTTGAAGATGCGAACTCGTTGTGGGAAGAAGGAGTTTAATTTCTTCCCCCAGTCCTTCATCCTGCCCCAGGACATCAAATTACTCAGGAAAGCATGGAAGGAAGGAGCTAACCACCAGAGATGGATTGTGAAACCA ccGGCATCAGCAAGAGGCGTCGGCATCCAGGTTATCCACAAATGGAACCAGCTGCCTAAAAGGAGGCCACTGCTTGTACAGAG GTATTTGCACAAACCCTACCTCATTGATGGGAGGAAGTTTGACCTGAGGATTTACGTGTATGTCACTTGTTATGATCCCCTCAGAGTCTACATGTTTGAGGATGGATTGGTTCGCTTCGCCAGCTGCAA GTACTCCTCCTCAATGAAGAGCCTCAGCAACAAGTTTGTGCACTTGACCAATTACAGCGTGAACAAGAAAAACGCCAAGTACAAATCCAACTTGGATGAGACTGCGACTGCGTGCCAGGGACACAAGTG GTCGCTCAAAGCTCTATGGAATTACCTGAAACAGAAAGGAGTTAACAGCGAGGCCATCTGGGAGAAGATTAAGGACATCGTTATCAAAACCATAATTGC ATCTGAGCCGTATGTGAACAGCCTGATGAAGATGTATGTGCGGCGGCCATACTGTTGCCATGAGCTCTTTGGGTTTGATATCATGCTGGATGAAAACCTCAAGCCCTGGATCTTAGAGGTCAACATTTCCCCAAG ccTTCACTCCAGCTCCCCTCTGGACGTGAGCATCAAGGGCCAGATGATCCGGGACCTGCTTAACCTTGCTGGCTTTGTTCTGCCCAGCGCAGACAGCGTAGCCTTAAGTCCTGATTCCACCTGCAG TCGGGGCAATGCTTTGAAGGGGAAAACCAGACCACGCTCTGAGTGTTTCACAGCAGAGAAGTTGAAGAAGGCCTATTACTTGACACAGAAGGTACCTGACCAG gatttttattcttctgtcttGGACTTCCTGACCCCGGATGATGTTCGTATCCTGGTGGAAACAGAAGATGAGTATTCCCGGCGTGGGCAGTTTCAGAGGGTGTTTCCCACTCACATCTCCATGCGCTACCTGCACTTCTTCGAGCAGCCTCGGTACTTCAACATCCTGGTGACCCAGTGGGAGCTCAAGTACTACTTGAATAAACACAAAG TGGTCGTTGCCAAAGTCCTTCTTCCTCCAGAAAAGCAGCGGTCAATCAAATGGCTTCAGTAA
- the TTLL4 gene encoding tubulin polyglutamylase TTLL4 isoform X1, whose translation MASAGPQHNNLGPRQEESFGLRTEPPPAEREQQRQVWCLTPQQQAKPIWTLEGQHMDAHQDRIPLPSGILLQQSCFLYPPSPCPSHPSESAQPCPELCGSTLLYQRSCLKAKPYHFPFQTSQDTSSVPGRAMSSLLMEPFLPPALPEEHAGSGLKGSARCLGSACPQQASSSCRPVLHSHSFLQPSSAKVPLLQSPGVKKLKNTPSFPIITWPHSKADGDCFFRSPAVQSSDQEQTSISSLTLVPSSVTLRNKQCSWPLGDADRKVHSLCEAEPKISLTAAVQQLVGQTATCSGFGHEVKSSGLRNAGTLSNRDRSGHHITAQLTPEETIAPLNLEMGSHCLNGDSSLIGTDGAVVCTKRVSVHLQASRASSPSLSSNCQLTGTTTLHSSEQGAGAEPPQLAAISEVATQMSSIQLEEKEKCAYAVLPKKPKKRFECLSQPTEDQEKVLKPALVCSLFPNVLPTIYFSTRDERVEKLPLEQRKLLRWKMCAVTPDIVKETIKRSHFKVSEKSYDWLGCWGQHMKSPGFRAIREHQKLNHFPGSFQIGRKDCLWRNLLKMRTRCGKKEFNFFPQSFILPQDIKLLRKAWKEGANHQRWIVKPPASARGVGIQVIHKWNQLPKRRPLLVQRYLHKPYLIDGRKFDLRIYVYVTCYDPLRVYMFEDGLVRFASCKYSSSMKSLSNKFVHLTNYSVNKKNAKYKSNLDETATACQGHKWSLKALWNYLKQKGVNSEAIWEKIKDIVIKTIIASEPYVNSLMKMYVRRPYCCHELFGFDIMLDENLKPWILEVNISPSLHSSSPLDVSIKGQMIRDLLNLAGFVLPSADSVALSPDSTCSRGNALKGKTRPRSECFTAEKLKKAYYLTQKVPDQDFYSSVLDFLTPDDVRILVETEDEYSRRGQFQRVFPTHISMRYLHFFEQPRYFNILVTQWELKYYLNKHKGLELLKKWCVKGYHNGAGTDLAQMWSLPKSFFLQKSSGQSNGFSKLELDRLGNFLSPNNGDLVRCLEPSPAQSLPLNKCTAGADQKPDGCLSGTAALVQ comes from the exons ATGGCCTCAGCAGGACCACAACACAATAACCTGGGTCCCAGGCAGGAGGAGAGCTTTGGCCTCAGGACCGAGCCCCCTCCAGCAGAGCGAGAACAACAGCGCCAAGTGTGGTGCCTCACCCCTCAGCAGCAGGCAAAACCCATCTGGACTTTGGAAGGGCAGCACATGGATGCCCACCAGGATCGTATCCCGCTGCCCTCAGGGATCCTTTTACAACAATCCTGCTTCTTGTACCCTCCATCACCGTGCCCGTCGCATCCAAGTGAAagtgcccagccctgcccagagctgtgtgggagCACGCTGCTCTATCAGCGCTCCTGTCTGAAAGCCAAACCCTACCACTTTCCTTTCCAGACCTCCCAGGACACCAGCTCTGTCCCGGGAAGGGCAATGTCTTCCTTGCTGATGGAGCCCTTCCTGCCACCTGCACTACCTGAGGAGCATGCAGGGTCTGGGCTGAAAGGCTCTGCCCGCTGCTTGGGCTCAGCTTGCCCTCAGCaggcttccagctcctgcagacCAGTGCTCCACAGCCACTCTTTCCTACAGCCAAGCAGTGCTAAAGTGCCTTTGCTGCAGTCACCAGGAgtaaagaagctgaagaacaCCCCCAGTTTTCCCATCATCACATGGCCACACTCCAAGGCTGATGGAGACTGCTTTTTCCGTAGCCCTGCAGTGCAAAGCAGTGACCAGGAACAAACCTCTATCTCCTCACTGACCCTTGTGCCCAGCAGTGTGACCCTCAGGAATAAGCAATGCTCTTGGCCACTGGGGGATGCTGATAGGAAGGTGCACAGCTTGTGTGAGGCCGAGCCCAAGATCAgtctcacagcagctgtgcagcagctggttGGACAGACTGCCACCTGCAGTGGCTTTGGACATGAAGTCAAAAGCTCTGGCCTTAGGAATGCGGGCACCCTGTCCAATAGGGACAGGTCGGGGCATCACATCACAGCACAACTCACACCAGAGGAAACCATTGCTCCCCTGAACTTGGAGATGGGCAGCCATTGCCTTAATGGTGACTCAAGCCTTATAGGCACCGATGGTGCTGTCGTCTGCACTAAACGGGTCAGTGTTCATCTGCAGGCCTCCCGtgccagctctcccagcctcaGTTCCAACTGCCAGCTCACAGGCACAACGACCCTGCATAGCAGTGAGCAGGGAGCCGGAGCGGAGCCTCCACAGCTTGCTGCCATCTCTGAAGTGGCCACTCAGATGTCCAGCATccaactggaagaaaaggagaagtgtGCCTATGCGGTGCTCCCAAAAAAGCCTAA GAAACGTTTCGAGTGCCTGTCCCAGCCCACTGAAGATCAGGAGAAAGTGCTCAAACCAGCTCTTGTCTGCAGTTTATTCCCTAACGTGCTTCCAACCATCTACTTCAGTACTCGAGATGAGAGAG TGGAAAAACTGCCTTTGGAGCAGAGGAAGCTGCTGCGATGGAAAATGTGCGCGGTCACGCCGGATATCGTGAAGGAAACCATTAAGAGATCTCACTTCAAAGTCAGCGAAA AAAGCTATGACTGGCTGGGTTGTTGGGGCCAGCACATGAAGTCCCCTGGCTTCAGAGCCATCAGGGAGCACCAGAAG CTAAACCACTTCCCTGGTTCATTTCAAATTGGGAGAAAGGACTGTCTGTGGCGCAACCTGTTGAAGATGCGAACTCGTTGTGGGAAGAAGGAGTTTAATTTCTTCCCCCAGTCCTTCATCCTGCCCCAGGACATCAAATTACTCAGGAAAGCATGGAAGGAAGGAGCTAACCACCAGAGATGGATTGTGAAACCA ccGGCATCAGCAAGAGGCGTCGGCATCCAGGTTATCCACAAATGGAACCAGCTGCCTAAAAGGAGGCCACTGCTTGTACAGAG GTATTTGCACAAACCCTACCTCATTGATGGGAGGAAGTTTGACCTGAGGATTTACGTGTATGTCACTTGTTATGATCCCCTCAGAGTCTACATGTTTGAGGATGGATTGGTTCGCTTCGCCAGCTGCAA GTACTCCTCCTCAATGAAGAGCCTCAGCAACAAGTTTGTGCACTTGACCAATTACAGCGTGAACAAGAAAAACGCCAAGTACAAATCCAACTTGGATGAGACTGCGACTGCGTGCCAGGGACACAAGTG GTCGCTCAAAGCTCTATGGAATTACCTGAAACAGAAAGGAGTTAACAGCGAGGCCATCTGGGAGAAGATTAAGGACATCGTTATCAAAACCATAATTGC ATCTGAGCCGTATGTGAACAGCCTGATGAAGATGTATGTGCGGCGGCCATACTGTTGCCATGAGCTCTTTGGGTTTGATATCATGCTGGATGAAAACCTCAAGCCCTGGATCTTAGAGGTCAACATTTCCCCAAG ccTTCACTCCAGCTCCCCTCTGGACGTGAGCATCAAGGGCCAGATGATCCGGGACCTGCTTAACCTTGCTGGCTTTGTTCTGCCCAGCGCAGACAGCGTAGCCTTAAGTCCTGATTCCACCTGCAG TCGGGGCAATGCTTTGAAGGGGAAAACCAGACCACGCTCTGAGTGTTTCACAGCAGAGAAGTTGAAGAAGGCCTATTACTTGACACAGAAGGTACCTGACCAG gatttttattcttctgtcttGGACTTCCTGACCCCGGATGATGTTCGTATCCTGGTGGAAACAGAAGATGAGTATTCCCGGCGTGGGCAGTTTCAGAGGGTGTTTCCCACTCACATCTCCATGCGCTACCTGCACTTCTTCGAGCAGCCTCGGTACTTCAACATCCTGGTGACCCAGTGGGAGCTCAAGTACTACTTGAATAAACACAAAG GTCTGGAACTACTGAAGAAATGGTGTGTCAAAGGCTACCACAATGGGGCAGGGACGGATTTGGCCCAGATG TGGTCGTTGCCAAAGTCCTTCTTCCTCCAGAAAAGCAGCGGTCAATCAAATGGCTTCAGTAAACTGGAACTGGACAGGCTGGG CAACTTTCTGTCACCAAACAATGGAGACCTCGTGAGATGCCtggagcccagccctgctcagagcTTACCTCTCAACAAATGCACTGCTGGAGCTGACCAGAAACCTGATGGCTGCCTCTCAGGCACCGCTGCCCTGGTGCAGTGA
- the PRKAG3 gene encoding 5'-AMP-activated protein kinase subunit gamma-3 isoform X2, producing MEQLSSPAAPQMVLLDAAACPVEKGVPTGFPEALHPRGEEKEEEKQKGSRPVSFTLGNEILGLEPDNNFQTPDAEVYMHFMRSHCCYDAVPTSCKLVVFDTTLEIKKAFFALVANGVRAAPLWDSKVQSFVGMLTITDFINILHRYYRSPLVQIYEVEEHKIETWREVYLQGSFKPLVYISPSDSLFDAVYSLIKHKIHRLPVIEPISGNVLHILTHKRILKFLHIFGSTIPKPRFLKKTVQELCVGTFRDVAVVPENAPVYAALEIFVDRRVSALPVVNAAGQVVGLYSRFDVIHLAAQKTYNNLDISVREALRQRTVCLEGVLTCYPHETMEDIIDRIAEEQVHRLVLVDENRYPRGIVSLSDILQALVLTPAGIDRHSL from the exons ATGGAGCAACTCTCCAGCCCCGCCGCTCCCCAG AtggtgctgctggatgctgctgcctgccctgtggAGAAAG GTGTGCCCACAGGGTTCCCAGAGGCACTGCATCccaggggggaagaaaaggaggaggaaaagcaaaagggcTCCAGGCCTGTCAGTTTCACTCTGGGCAATGAGATCCTGGGACTGGAGCCTGACAACAATTTCCAGACCCCTGATGCTGAGGTCTACATGCACTTCATGAGGAGTCACTGCTGCTATGACGCCGTCCCTACTAGCTGCAAACTTGTTGTCTTCGACACCACGCTGGAG atCAAGAAGGCCTTTTTCGCCTTGGTGGCAAATGGGGTGAGGGCAGCTCCGCTGTGGGACAGCAAGGTGCAGAGCTTTGTGG GGATGCTCACCATCACTGACTTCATCAACATCCTGCACCGTTACTACCGCTCGCCCCTG GTCCAGATCTATGAAGTGGAGGAGCACAAGATTGAGACGTGGAGAG AGGTGTACTTGCAGGGCTCCTTCAAGCCACTGGTCTACATCTCCCCAAGCGATAG CCTCTTCGATGCCGTCTACTCCTTGATCAAGCACAAGATCCATCGCCTGCCTGTCATCGAGCCCATCTCAGGCAACGTGCTGCACATCCTCACCCACAAGCGCATCCTCAAGTTCCTCCATATCTTC GGCTCCACCATCCCCAAGCCACGCTTCCTAAAGAAGAcagtgcaggagctgtgtgtcGGCACCTTCCGTGACGTGGCCGTCGTGCCTGAGAATGCTCCCGTGTATGCTGCCCTGGAGATCTTTGTGGACCGCCGTGTCTCCGCGCTGCCTGTTGTTAATGCTGCTG GCCAAGTGGTTGGGCTCTACTCTAGGTTTGATGTCATA CACCTGGCAGCCCAGAAGACCTACAACAACCTGGACATCAGCGTGCGGGAGGCGCTGCGGCAGCGCACCGTGTGCCTGGAGGGGGTCCTCACCTGCTACCCTCACGAAACCATGGAGGACATCATCGACCGCATCGCCGAGGAGCAG GTCCATCGCCTggttctggtggatgagaaCCGGTACCCGCGGGGCATCGTCTCCCTGTCTGACATTCTCCAGGCCCTGGTGCTCACTCCCGCAG GCATTGACCGACACTCGCTCTGA
- the PRKAG3 gene encoding 5'-AMP-activated protein kinase subunit gamma-3 isoform X1, with the protein MEQLSSPAAPQMVLLDAAACPVEKGVPTGFPEALHPRGEEKEEEKQKGSRPVSFTLGNEILGLEPDNNFQTPDAEVYMHFMRSHCCYDAVPTSCKLVVFDTTLEIKKAFFALVANGVRAAPLWDSKVQSFVGECQGSRRTAMGCGQSGQPRVSTGMLTITDFINILHRYYRSPLVQIYEVEEHKIETWREVYLQGSFKPLVYISPSDSLFDAVYSLIKHKIHRLPVIEPISGNVLHILTHKRILKFLHIFGSTIPKPRFLKKTVQELCVGTFRDVAVVPENAPVYAALEIFVDRRVSALPVVNAAGQVVGLYSRFDVIHLAAQKTYNNLDISVREALRQRTVCLEGVLTCYPHETMEDIIDRIAEEQVHRLVLVDENRYPRGIVSLSDILQALVLTPAGIDRHSL; encoded by the exons ATGGAGCAACTCTCCAGCCCCGCCGCTCCCCAG AtggtgctgctggatgctgctgcctgccctgtggAGAAAG GTGTGCCCACAGGGTTCCCAGAGGCACTGCATCccaggggggaagaaaaggaggaggaaaagcaaaagggcTCCAGGCCTGTCAGTTTCACTCTGGGCAATGAGATCCTGGGACTGGAGCCTGACAACAATTTCCAGACCCCTGATGCTGAGGTCTACATGCACTTCATGAGGAGTCACTGCTGCTATGACGCCGTCCCTACTAGCTGCAAACTTGTTGTCTTCGACACCACGCTGGAG atCAAGAAGGCCTTTTTCGCCTTGGTGGCAAATGGGGTGAGGGCAGCTCCGCTGTGGGACAGCAAGGTGCAGAGCTTTGTGGGTGAGTGCCAGGGCAGCAGAAGGACTGCTATGGGATGTGGGCAGAGTGGGCAGCCCCGTGTCTCCACAGGGATGCTCACCATCACTGACTTCATCAACATCCTGCACCGTTACTACCGCTCGCCCCTG GTCCAGATCTATGAAGTGGAGGAGCACAAGATTGAGACGTGGAGAG AGGTGTACTTGCAGGGCTCCTTCAAGCCACTGGTCTACATCTCCCCAAGCGATAG CCTCTTCGATGCCGTCTACTCCTTGATCAAGCACAAGATCCATCGCCTGCCTGTCATCGAGCCCATCTCAGGCAACGTGCTGCACATCCTCACCCACAAGCGCATCCTCAAGTTCCTCCATATCTTC GGCTCCACCATCCCCAAGCCACGCTTCCTAAAGAAGAcagtgcaggagctgtgtgtcGGCACCTTCCGTGACGTGGCCGTCGTGCCTGAGAATGCTCCCGTGTATGCTGCCCTGGAGATCTTTGTGGACCGCCGTGTCTCCGCGCTGCCTGTTGTTAATGCTGCTG GCCAAGTGGTTGGGCTCTACTCTAGGTTTGATGTCATA CACCTGGCAGCCCAGAAGACCTACAACAACCTGGACATCAGCGTGCGGGAGGCGCTGCGGCAGCGCACCGTGTGCCTGGAGGGGGTCCTCACCTGCTACCCTCACGAAACCATGGAGGACATCATCGACCGCATCGCCGAGGAGCAG GTCCATCGCCTggttctggtggatgagaaCCGGTACCCGCGGGGCATCGTCTCCCTGTCTGACATTCTCCAGGCCCTGGTGCTCACTCCCGCAG GCATTGACCGACACTCGCTCTGA
- the LOC107317020 gene encoding sterol 26-hydroxylase, mitochondrial, producing MAGPSGGTRRLLLPLRLRPPPPISPEPPCRTGSSAAAAAGPARLKGPAELPGPGLLRTFVWLFLRGYLLHTHRLQLMSRRIYGPIWKSTFGHYQNINIGSPVVLEQLLRQEGKYPMRSDMALWKEHRDTRRLPYGPFTEEGERWYRLRQVLNKRLLKPSEAVLYADAIGEVVSDLMVRLRDERSRSPSGVLVGDVANLLYRFALEGISYILFETRIGCLKQQVPTETQHFIDSINLMFKNSIFATVLPRWSRKVLPFWDRYLDSWDTIFAFGKRLIDRKMKELEGHVEKGKEVSQGYLSYLLASGHLSLDEVYGSVAELLLAGVDTTSNTLCWALYHLSRDLGIQETLYQELKAVVPPDRFPGAEDISKMPMLRAVIKETLRVYPVVPTNARVFYEKDIVIGDYHFPKNTLFVLAHYAMSHDETYFPEPERFLPQRWLRGHGSPHHPFSSIPFGYGVRACVGRRIAELEMHLALARIIQAFEVRPDPRGVEVTSVSRIVLVADKPINLEFIARPGAP from the exons ATGGCGGGCCCGAGCGGCGGGACTcggcggctgctgctgcccctgcgcctccgcccgccgccgccgaTCAGCCCGGAGCCGCCGTGCAGGACCGGCAGttcggcggcggcggcggcggggccggcgcGGCTGAAGGGACCGGCGGAGCTgccggggccggggctgctCAGGACTTTCGTCTGGCTCTTCCTGCGCGGCTACCTGCTGCACACGCACCGCCTGCAG CTGATGTCCCGGCGCATCTATGGCCCCATCTGGAAGTCGACCTTTGGACACTACCAGAACATCAACATTGGGAGCCCggtggtgctggagcagctgctgcgGCAGGAGGGCAAGTACCCGATGCGGAGCGACATGGCCCTATGGAAGGAGCACCGGGACACACGACGCCTGCCCTACGGACCCTTCACTGA GGAAGGGGAGCGCTGGTACCGCCTGCGGCAGGTCCTCAACAAGCGGCTGCTGAAGCCCTCGGAGGCAGTGCTGTACGCGGATGCCATCGGTGAGGTGGTGTCTGACCTGATGGTGCGGCTGCGGGACGAGCGGAGCCGCAGCCCCTCGGGGGTGCTGGTGGGGGACGTGGCCAACCTGCTGTACCGCTTCGCCCTAGAAG GGATCTCCTATATCCTTTTCGAGACCCGCATTGGGTGCCTGAAGCAGCAGGTCCCCACCGAGACCCAGCACTTCATCGACTCCATCAACCTCATGTTCAAGAATTCCATCTTCGCCACCGTCCTGCCCCGCTGGAGCCGCAAGGTGCTGCCCTTCTGGGACCGCTACCTGGACAGCTGGGACACCATCTTCGCCTTTG gcaagAGGCTGATCGATCGGAAGATGAAGGAGCTGGAGGGGCATGTGGAGAAGGGCAAGGAGGTGTCTCAGGGCTACCTGAGCTACCTGCTGGCCAGCGGCCACCTCAGCCTGGACGAGGTGTATGGCAgtgtggctgagctgctgctggccggCGTGGACACG ACCTCCAACACGCTGTGCTGGGCCCTTTACCACCTCTCCCGGGACTTGGGCATCCAGGAGACCCTGTATCAGGAGCTGAAAGCTGTTGTGCCCCCAGACCGGTTTCCTGGTGCTGAGGATATCTCCAAGATGCCGATGCTCCGGGCTGTTATCAAGGAGACACTGAG GGTGTACCCCGTGGTGCCCACCAACGCCAGGGTCTTCTATGAGAAGGACATCGTCATCGGAGACTACCACTTCCCCAAAAAC accctatTTGTACTGGCTCACTATGCTATGTCCCACGACGAGACCTACTTTCCTGAGCCAGAGCGCTTCTTGCCCCAGCGCTGGCTTCGGGGACACGGTTCCCCCCACCACCCCTTCAGCTCCATCCCTTTTGGCTACGGGGTCCGTGCCTGTGTTGGTCGCCGCATTGCTGAGCTGGAGATGCACCTGGCCCTCGCCAGG ATCATCCAAGCCTTCGAGGTGCGGCCGGACCCCCGTGGTGTGGAGGTGACATCTGTGTCCCGCATCGTCCTGGTGGCTGACAAGCCCATCAACCTGGAGTTCATCGCTCGCCCGGGGGCCCCCTGA